The following are encoded in a window of Trichomycterus rosablanca isolate fTriRos1 chromosome 13, fTriRos1.hap1, whole genome shotgun sequence genomic DNA:
- the cln8 gene encoding protein CLN8 — translation MVDSSVFDLDYSSWTLRVQLTCLGFVFYSVVFLLSHFLSVLLSRTYRDLSAREKVFWALAAARAVFGVQGAAAGLRALMEDGPLFADKVLGQAGWSWFNVLTSCGFFVFENLALHGSNAVFRTFDPALAVHHAFALAGYAGTVVWEEMGHFLPMVTLLLEMSTPFTCVSWMLLKAGWSHTLFWRMNQWMMIHMFHCRMVLTYYMWWVSWCHWEGLCTHVALPQLLIFFTGLALLTLVLNPVWTHKKTMQLLNPVDWNFSKPAPQNGPRGGKEHAG, via the exons ATGGTGGACAGCAGCGTGTTTGATCTGGACTACTCGTCATGGACTCTGCGTGTGCAGCTCACCTGCCTGGGCTTCGTCTTCTACAGCGTCGTCTTCCTCCTGTCTCACTTCCTGTCTGTCCTGCTCTCCAGAACGTACCGAGATCTGTCTGCCCGGGAGAAG GTGTTCTGGGCACTGGCCGCGGCGCGGGCGGTCTTCGGCGTGCAGGGCGCGGCCGCCGGCCTGCGGGCGCTGATGGAGGATGGCCCCCTGTTTGCCGATAAGGTCCTGGGACAGGCGGGCTGGTCGTGGTTTAACGTCCTGACGTCCTGCGGGTTCTTCGTGTTCGAGAACCTGGCGCTGCACGGCTCCAACGCCGTGTTCAGGACCTTCGATCCGGCCCTCGCCGTTCACCACGCCTTCGCCCTGGCAGGATACGCCGGCACCGTGGTGTGGGAGGAGATGGGTCACTTCCTGCCCATGGTCACCCTGCTGCTGGAGATGAGCACGCCCTTCACCTGCGTCTCCTGGATGCTCCTCAAG GCCGGCTGGTCCCACACGCTCTTCTGGAGGATGAACCAGTGGATGATGATCCACATGTTCCACTGCCGCATGGTGCTCACCTACTACATGTGGTGGGTGAGCTGGTGCCACTGGGAGGGGCTGTGTACCCACGTGGCGCTGCCGCAGCTGCTCATCTTCTTCACCGGCCTGGCGCTGCTCACGCTCGTCCTCAACCCCGTCTGGACCCACAAGAAGACCATGCAGCTCCTCAACCCCGTCGACTGGAACTTCAGCAAACCGGCGCCGCAGAACGGCCCGCGCGGGGGGAAGGAGCACGCCGGCTGA